The genomic DNA AAAACAAGTTGATATTCTGCGTTTGTCAGAACCATATCAAAAAGAATTAAATATAAAAATGAGTAAAAGTACTTTGTCACAATATGTAACTGGAAAGCAATCACCTGACCAAAATAGAATTTATCTTTTGTCAAAAACTTTAGATGTTAACGAAGCGTGGCTAATGGGGTTTGATGTCTCTAAAAAAAGAATCCCTGACGAACAAAGATCTAGTGAAAAAGATGACTTCGACATAGTACCTATATTCAACCAGTTAGAACCCAAGCTCCAACAGCTTATATATAACGAAGCTAAGTCTCATTTAGAAAAACAAAACAAAGCTTCTAATAACGTGGTTAACATTAACAAGAAAAAATATGATACTTTAGCTGCGCATTCACCAGACCCTGATAAAGTATTTACTGATGAAGAGAAACTTAAAATTAATCAATTTCTAGATAAAGTGGATGCTGATTATGATAGGAAGCAAAAAGAATGTAAACATCTTTTTGATGATGATTCAGATGATAAAGAATAATTTTCAGGAGTATTTTATGAACGAATATGAGCTGTTGGTGTCAGAGGTACAGAAAAAAGCACCAGTTATTGAAACAGATTTGTTTCAAAATACTGGATGCTATGGTTTGTACCGTGATGGTAGAATTTATATTGAAAAATCGTTGAGTCTAATAAAAAAAAGGAATGTGCTAGCTGAGGAACTTGGCCACCACGATACATCGTTTGGTGACATATTAAACCAAGATTGTTTAGAAAATCGTAAACAAGAACTAAAAGCTAGACAATATGCTTTAGAACAATTAGTCACTTTGGATGATCTAATTAAGTGTTCAGAATCAGGATTCAGTAATCATTACACGTGTGCTGAATTTTTAGGGGTAGACGTTGAAACGCTCAAAAATGTACTCGCCTATTATCGACAAAAATTTGGTGATACCCATTTTTATAAAGGAAGAATTTTCGAGTTTAATGATTTATCAGTCATGATTTTAAATACAAATTTACAATAAAAAAGCCCGTGCTACAACACGGAACTCTTTCCTCATTATGAGAATTATTCAATAAATACATTATATCAGAAATGGGGAGCTTTAAAAATGAAAAAAATATTTGCATCTATGGCTTTTTTATTATTTGTCGTAGTAATATTTGTTGGTTGTTCTAAAAATGTGAACCCTGATTCTTCGAAATCTTCTACACAAGAATCTTCAAAGACCTATAAAATTTTAGTTGATCAAGATTCCACTGAACAAAAGGAAAAATTAGAAAAGATATCTGAGTATTATAAAACCGCAGATCCAAAAAGCTATAATTCTAACGTTAGAGTTAATTCGATGTTAAGAGATGAAAAGGCACATAAAGGCGAGAAGGTATATTCATTAGCTAAAATAATTCAAATTGTAGATGAACCAAGTGATGAATATATTTATTACATGGGCTATGTTACTTATGCAAAAAACGATAGAGAGTATGTTATGTTAGCGGTATTAAAAGATAATGTTTATTCCAAAGTTTTACAAGATGATGAAATTTTATTTTGGGCTTCATTTGCTGGTTCTTATGACTATACTACAAACTTAGGTGATAACAATACACTTCCTTTGCTTAAAGTAGATATGTATAAAAATGTAACTGCCTCAGAAGAAAAATAATAAAAATGCGTAGTTTTGTTATTTAAAGAAAGGATACAACCATGAAAGTAGGAATGCGTAAACCAAGTATAAAAAAATCAATAAGTGCTCGTACTACTGGAAAAGCTAAACGTAAGTTTAAAAAAGCAGTAATTCCTGGTTATGGGCAAAAAGGAACTGGTTTCATTAAGAACCCCAAGAAAGCTATGTATAATAAAGTATATAATAAAACAACTTTTAGCTTTTGGGATTTGTTCAAATAATCACCCTAAATTTTACAGTTTTAATTTAGTTTATAAAAATAATTGAATGGAGTCTTAAAAATGAAAAAAATAACTATCAGTATTTTACTACTATCTTCATTGACTTTAGGTGCTTGCGATTCTTCTAGTACTGCACCTGAAAAAAACAAAAAAGAAACTAGCACAACAAAAATAACTGAAAAAACATCTGCTACAAAAACCAGTACCAGTACTGAATCAACTAGCGATAATAAAAAGACAGTTTATAATTTAGGTGAATGGTGGGAAGTTCCCAATCAATGGAAACTCAAAATTGACAGCGTGACTTCTACAGATGAAAGAAACCCCTATTCAGATAAATCACCACAGCAAGTAGTTATAATTTCTTATACTTATGAAAATCTAGGATATGAAGATGACATTCAAGATTTATTTATTATGCCAGAAAATGTGGTAGATAGTGCCGGAATAATGGGTGAAACTTATCCCGTCTCTACCACAGGAGCAAAGCCAACACCTGTTGGAGCAACAATGAGTGGGGCTCAGGCCGCATATGGCGTTCAAAATCCTGGTGGAAACATCAAAATATTATTCAAAAAATATGATTCAAATCGTACTGGTCAAGCTGCTACATTTGAAATACCTGTACAATAAAAGAAATAGCCTTAGGGCTTTTCTTTTTCAAAAATTAAGAACATACATTCGAAAGGAGTTTTAAAATTGTGGATTGAGGAACTTCCTAATGGAAAATATAAATACTTTGAGCGATATAAAGATCCGTACACAGAAAAATATCGACGTGTTTCAGTTACACTTAATTCGAAGTCTAACCAAGCGAAAAAACAAGCGATGATGGAGTTACAGGATAAGATTAATAATCGAATGGAGAAAAAAGATCAAAAAAAAGTATCATTAGAGAATCTCTTAAATAGCTGGTGGCAACAACATCAATTATCTATTAGGAAAACATCAGTTAAAGCTTACGGAAAAATTTTAAAATATATATTTTCCAATATGAATGTTGATGTACTCATAAGAAACACAGATACAAAATTTTTCCAAGACTTTATTAATGATTTACCGCATTCGTGGGAGTATAAGAAAAAATTCAAAAGTGTGCTTAACATGTCCTTCACTTATGCACAAGACATGGGAATGATTGATGAAAATCCTATCAATAGAGTGAAAGTTGTTAAACCCCCACTAACAAAAGAAAATTTTGAAAATATAGAAAGTAAATACCTCGAAGAGAGAGAGGTTTATCAATTATTAAGCTATTATTATTCTACATTTCAAAGTGTCCATCATGGTCGTTTAGCAGAGTTTATGTATTTAACTGGATTAAGAGCTGGTGAAGCAATTAGTCTTACTATAAATGATTATGTAAAAAATGAACATGCTATTTTAGTTAATGGGACTTTGGATTATTCTAACGGTTATAAAAACGCTACAAAAGAATTACCTAAAACTCTAGCATCATTCAGGAAAGTAGAATTATCAAATAGAGCTGTAGAAATAATCGAAGAGTTAATTTTAGAAAGAGAAATAAAATTCAAAGAGCAAACAAATTATCTATTTGTTGGCAAAACGGGCAACCCAATTCAAGTTAATTCATTCAATGCCTCTCTAAAGAAAGCTAATGAAAGTCTAGGTAAAAATAAAATAAACAAAACTATATCAAGTCATATTTTTAGACATTCTCATATTTCACTACTTGCAGAATTAAATGTACCAGTAAAAGCAATAATGGAACGTGTAGGCCACGTTGACACGGAAACAACTTTAAAAATTTATACTCATGTTACAAAAAAAGCTAAAACAAATCTGGTAGAAGCTCTAAATAAATATGGCAAGTAATTGCCCCTTTCGTGCCCCTTTTTTAATTCAAAACAAATAAAAAAAGGCTTAAAGCCTTTGATATCAACTATAATTCAGACACATGGCGGCACTTGCTTAGTGCTGCTTCCTTCCGGATCTGACACAATTCACTAGCCCGCCATTGTCCTAGCCTTTCGGCAAAACCTAGTATAACGTATTTTTATTCTTTTGACTAGTCTTTCTTTTGATTTTTTAAAAGTTTCTCTTCTTTTCTCTTTGCCCGTAACTTTTTAAAGAACTGAACTAGCAATAAGCGACACTCTTCTTCTAAAACGCCTGCTTCGACATAGGCCACATGATTGAAGCGTTCATCTTCTAATAAATTCATCAATGTGCCAGCAGTGCCTGCTTTAGGATCGGTTGCGCCATAATAAACTTCTGGAATTCGTGCTAAAAGCATCGCCCCACTACACATTGGACAAGGCTCTAAAGTTACAAATAATTGGGTTTCTTCTAGACGCCAATTTTCTATCCCGCGACACGCTTCTTGGATTGCATACATTTCTGCATGCGCCGTTGCTTCTTGCCGTGCTTCTCTCAGATTATGCCCGCGGCCAATAATTTCCCCTTGCCGAACAATTACAGCTCCAATAGGCACCTCAGCCAAACCTTCTGCTTTTTTCGCTTCTGCAATGGCTTCTCGCATAAAAAATTCTTTTTCTTCTTGTGTTAACGTTGTTTCTTTTTTTCCCAATTAATTTCCACCTTTCGGCTTTTTCCCACTAAACTTCTGTCTTGCTTCATGGTACAATAAATCAGTGAGGTGTGTCTATGATTATTGAAAATTTATCTCAGCTTTATCCCAAAGGCTATTTATCAAAAACAATTGGTTCCGAAGCCACCTATTCAATTCCTGTTGACGACCAATTTTTCATTGTGAATAAAGCTTTCTTAAGTATTAAAGAACAGCATTTGTTGGAAGCGCTTTTCCCAATTTCTGAAAACCCAACAATTACTGGTAACCATCCTTGGTTCAGTTACTTATTTCAACAGGCAAAATTACCTGCCGAAGGGACCTTTCGTATGTTGCAAATTCAAACGAATGTCACAAAAGAATTACAAGCTGAATGGCAATTTAATTTAACAAAGATGTTTCCAGATACAGTTGATTGTTTCAGTCCAAGTAATAATATGTATATTTTAGTTGAAGAACAGTCAAAAAATACCTTTCAACAAGAAGAAATTCAAGGAATCTTTTTAACATTAGATACAGACTTTGATTGCACTAGTGCTGTATTTGTTGGCAATTTTTATTCCTCTGAAGACATTCTCCGGCGTTGTTTCCATGAAGAACAACGTATTTTTTCAGAAGAACTTAATTCCTCTAGTCGGACGACTGTTTTTAGTTTAACCGATGTTGCCCTCCACTATTTTACCAAGGAAGCCATGAGCCAAAATGTACTTGTTGAGTATTATCGTCGTTTATTAAATAAAGACACCGATATTCAGCCAATCATCAGCGCTTTGTGGAAAAATCAAGGCAATATCAGCTCCACTGCAAAAGATTTATTTATGCATCGAAATACTTTACACTATCGGTTGGAAAAGTTTTTTGAACAAACTGGCTTATCTTTAAAAAAAATGGATGATTTAATCTTTTGTTATTTGTTATTAAGAAAGTAGTACGTCCATTTTTTACTCGTATGTTTTTTATTCCCAATTAGAAAGTAGGCGTTCCAATGAAAATTACCGCATATGTCGCTAGTGCATTTAGTAAAAACCACGAAGGTGGCAACAAAGCAGGCGTTGTTTTTATGACACAGCCCTTAACGAGAACCCAAAAAATGGCCATCGCCAAAGAACTAGGATTTGCAGAAACTGCTTTTATTTCAGACTCAAAGATTGCTGATTTCCGCCTTGAATATTTTACACCAAAAGAAGAAGTCGACTTATGTGGCCACGCGACAATTGGCGCTTTCACCATTATGAAGCACTTAAATAAATTATTGCAAACAGAATATACAATCGAAACGAACAGCGGTTTGCTCGCAATCACGGCTAACGGTGAACAACTATTTATGGAACAAACTGTCCCAACTTTTTATGATACGCTCACTTTAGAAGAATTGAGCGGCTGCTTTGATTTAAACGCAGTGGCAACTGCTTTTCCTATCCAGATTGTGTCAACGGGCCTAAAAGATATTTTGGTTCCCATTAAAAATGCGCAATTATTACAGGATTTACAACCAAACTTTGAAAAAATTAAGTTACTTAGTCAAAAGTATAGAGTTATCGGGATGCATCTTTTTGCTTTGTCTGAAGAAAATATCATTTGTAGGAATTTTGCACCCCTTTATGACATCGATGAAGAAGCCGCTACTGGTACATCAAACGGTGCGTTAGCTTGTTATCTGCACCATCACCAAATTTTACAAAAAACCAATTACACTTTCGTCCAAGGTTATACCTTAAACGCTCCTTCAGAAGTCTTAGTGTGTTTGAACACTACACCTCAAAAGACAATTGATCAAGTTCTAGTTGGTGGCAGAGGCTATTATGTTGAAACAAAAGAATTATTTTTATAAAAAAAAAGATGGCCTAGGCCATCTTTTTTACTTCATTGCATCTTCAATAAATGTGAAAAAGCGTTCTTTTAAAGAATCTGTATTGTCTTTAACTTTTTCGCCATATTCAGCTAATTTTGAACCGCCATCTTTCACACGATCAACAACATTTAAAACAGAATCTAATTCATCATCGGATAAATCATCGACAATCGATAATAATTTTTGGTTTCCATCAAATTTATCGTCTACAAACTTTTTAACTTTATAACGATTGGAAACATGAGATACCTTCTTAATAATTTTTTCAGAAGCGATGACTGCAACAGAGACACTTGCAACTGCAGCAATGCTTAAACCGATACCAATTTTTGTTGATGCTTTCATTTC from Enterococcus faecalis includes the following:
- a CDS encoding PhzF family phenazine biosynthesis protein: MKITAYVASAFSKNHEGGNKAGVVFMTQPLTRTQKMAIAKELGFAETAFISDSKIADFRLEYFTPKEEVDLCGHATIGAFTIMKHLNKLLQTEYTIETNSGLLAITANGEQLFMEQTVPTFYDTLTLEELSGCFDLNAVATAFPIQIVSTGLKDILVPIKNAQLLQDLQPNFEKIKLLSQKYRVIGMHLFALSEENIICRNFAPLYDIDEEAATGTSNGALACYLHHHQILQKTNYTFVQGYTLNAPSEVLVCLNTTPQKTIDQVLVGGRGYYVETKELFL
- a CDS encoding helix-turn-helix domain-containing protein gives rise to the protein MDRVKTSARLKQLMSERNLKQVDILRLSEPYQKELNIKMSKSTLSQYVTGKQSPDQNRIYLLSKTLDVNEAWLMGFDVSKKRIPDEQRSSEKDDFDIVPIFNQLEPKLQQLIYNEAKSHLEKQNKASNNVVNINKKKYDTLAAHSPDPDKVFTDEEKLKINQFLDKVDADYDRKQKECKHLFDDDSDDKE
- a CDS encoding ImmA/IrrE family metallo-endopeptidase, which translates into the protein MMIQMIKNNFQEYFMNEYELLVSEVQKKAPVIETDLFQNTGCYGLYRDGRIYIEKSLSLIKKRNVLAEELGHHDTSFGDILNQDCLENRKQELKARQYALEQLVTLDDLIKCSESGFSNHYTCAEFLGVDVETLKNVLAYYRQKFGDTHFYKGRIFEFNDLSVMILNTNLQ
- the tadA gene encoding tRNA adenosine(34) deaminase TadA, giving the protein MGKKETTLTQEEKEFFMREAIAEAKKAEGLAEVPIGAVIVRQGEIIGRGHNLREARQEATAHAEMYAIQEACRGIENWRLEETQLFVTLEPCPMCSGAMLLARIPEVYYGATDPKAGTAGTLMNLLEDERFNHVAYVEAGVLEEECRLLLVQFFKKLRAKRKEEKLLKNQKKD
- a CDS encoding PucR family transcriptional regulator, producing MIIENLSQLYPKGYLSKTIGSEATYSIPVDDQFFIVNKAFLSIKEQHLLEALFPISENPTITGNHPWFSYLFQQAKLPAEGTFRMLQIQTNVTKELQAEWQFNLTKMFPDTVDCFSPSNNMYILVEEQSKNTFQQEEIQGIFLTLDTDFDCTSAVFVGNFYSSEDILRRCFHEEQRIFSEELNSSSRTTVFSLTDVALHYFTKEAMSQNVLVEYYRRLLNKDTDIQPIISALWKNQGNISSTAKDLFMHRNTLHYRLEKFFEQTGLSLKKMDDLIFCYLLLRK
- a CDS encoding tyrosine-type recombinase/integrase; translated protein: MWIEELPNGKYKYFERYKDPYTEKYRRVSVTLNSKSNQAKKQAMMELQDKINNRMEKKDQKKVSLENLLNSWWQQHQLSIRKTSVKAYGKILKYIFSNMNVDVLIRNTDTKFFQDFINDLPHSWEYKKKFKSVLNMSFTYAQDMGMIDENPINRVKVVKPPLTKENFENIESKYLEEREVYQLLSYYYSTFQSVHHGRLAEFMYLTGLRAGEAISLTINDYVKNEHAILVNGTLDYSNGYKNATKELPKTLASFRKVELSNRAVEIIEELILEREIKFKEQTNYLFVGKTGNPIQVNSFNASLKKANESLGKNKINKTISSHIFRHSHISLLAELNVPVKAIMERVGHVDTETTLKIYTHVTKKAKTNLVEALNKYGK